In Aedes albopictus strain Foshan chromosome 3, AalbF5, whole genome shotgun sequence, the following are encoded in one genomic region:
- the LOC134290772 gene encoding uncharacterized protein LOC134290772 codes for MILGAEHLYSFIRDGRFRLPNHGPLLVETVFGWIVAGKFEDPQEAGERSVVTCHAATVTPVNELLERFRRIEELHGPNYSVEEQKCENYYQETISRDSTGRYIVRMPKHPDHEKMIGLSKAFATRRLRSLEQRLSKDEGMKKQYHDFLHEYITLGHMAAVQEAEEDDAKACYLPHHPVLKESSSTTKVRVVFDGSAKTSSGHSLNDSLLVGPVVQDDLLSLILRFRKFPVALVADIEKMCRQVSMHPQDRPLQRILWRFHASEPIQTYELGTVTYGLAPSSFLATRTLLQLVEDEGCPFPKASAAIKKNVYVDDLIGGADSTEEAIQLREELGDLLQKGGFRFPADGHVQVSLLASKSRVGPLSSTNIPRLELCAALLASRLYEKIVNALDMQFQESFFWSDSTIVLHWLKAPPRTWKTFVANQIAEIQATTVGSHWQLVAGKENPADMVSRGVTVEELINSELWKFGPMWLRNDKSTWPSQCLPARNITDEDLELRKNVVLTTQIHRPDPLFERFSSYQTLLHTVGYCFRFCYNSRNKGRRNSGTVLSVTELQNAKAALVKLVQAEAFPEDLKRLKKGFTVSSKSSLRLLSPFLDAEGLIRVGGRLRLSDTPYDVKHQVVLPGFHPFTRLLLKYYHRKLVHGGIMMTLPVARDEFWPLNGRKAVRSAIRNCYECSRANPHPIQQPIGQLPIARVTANEAFVCTGVDYCGPIYLKPAHRKAAARKCYISVFVCLSTKAVHLELVSDLSTSAFLMALDRFTWRRNKPQHLYSDNGTNFIGAKNALYKLYQMLQPGDNSDQISKHLAEDNIQWHLIPPRAPNFGGLWEAAVKVAKGQLVRQLGTSLLSFEELTTVLIKIEGCMNSRPLLPLSSDPNDLGTLTPAHFLVRNMIRPLPEADIRNTPLNRLTQYEKLQKYSQNFWYRWRNEYLKELNRQYCCNPRRYHINEGDIVILKDESLPPARWPLTRVIETHPGLDGVTRVATLRTPCGNLKRAVSKICAL; via the exons ATGATACTTGGCGCTGAACATTTATATTCGTTCATCCGAGATGGACGATTCCGTTTGCCAAACCATGGTCCTTTGCTCGTCGAGACTGTTTTCGGCTGGATCGTTGCCGGGAAGTTCGAAGATCCGCAGGAAGCAGGCGAGCGCTCCGTTGTAACTTGTCATGCGGCGACAGTTACCCCCGTAAACGAACTGCTAGAGCGATTCCGGCGCATCGAGGAGCTGCATGGACCAAACTACTCCGTAGAGGAACAGAAGTGCGAGAACTACTATCAGGAAACCATATCCCGCGATTCGACCGGTCGCTACATCGTCCGGATGCCAAAGCACCCCGATCACGAGAAAATGATTGGATTATCGAAAGCATTCGCCACCCGCCGACTGAGGTCGTTAGAACAGCGACTGTCAAAAGACGAAGGTATGAAGAAGCAGTACCACGACTTCCTTCACGAATACATCACTCTCGGCCACATGGCTGCGGTTCAAGAAGCTGAAGAAGACGATGCAAAAGCTTGTTACCTCCCACACCATCCCGTCCTGAAGGAGTCAAGCTCTACCACGAAAGTGCGAGTGGTCTTTGATGGGTCGGCCAAGACCAGCTCCGGACACTCGCTCAATGATTCTCTACTCGTGGGTCCCGTGGTTCAGGACGACCTCCTGAGCCTAATCCTTCGTTTCCGGAAGTTTCCGGTAGCTCTGGTGGCGGACATCGAGAAGATGTGTCGCCAAGTTTCGATGCATCCACAGGACCGTCCACTACAAAGAATCCTGTGGCGTTTTCACGCGTCTGAGCCCATTCAAACGTATGAACTGGGCACAGTCACTTATGGTCTTGCTCCGTCCTCGTTCCTCGCCACACGAACCCTCTTGCAGCTCGTCGAAGATGAAGGATGTCCGTTCCCGAAAGCTAGCGCGGCAATCAAGAAGAATGTGTATGTAGATGACCTCATCGGAGGAGCCGACAGCACCGAAGAAGCCATCCAACTGCGTGAGGAGTTAGGCGATCTACTTCAAAAAGGTGGATTCCGTTTTC CCGCTGATGGGCACGTGCAAGTGAGTCTACTCGCTTCAAAATCGAGGGTGGGTCCCCTGAGCTCCACCAACATCCCACGCCTCGAGTTATGTGCCGCTCTCCTCGCTTCTCGCTTGTACGAAAAGATCGTCAACGCTCTGGATATGCAATTTCAAGAAAGTTTCTTCTGGTCCGACTCGACAATTGTCCTTCATTGGCTGAAGGCTCCCCCGCGTACCTGGAAGACATTTGTGGCGAATCAAATCGCCGAGATTCAAGCTACTACCGTTGGTTCGCACTGGCAACTTGTGGCTGGGAAAGAAAACCCCGCTGATATGGTTTCACGTGGAGTCACCGTCGAAGAGCTGATCAACAGTGAGCTGTGGAAGTTCGGTCCTATGTGGCTACGCAACGACAAGTCTACGTGGCCTTCACAGTGTCTTCCAGCGAGAAACATTACGGATGAGGACCTCGAGCTGAGAAAGAACGTGGTTCTCACCACCCAGATTCATCGTCCCGACCCCCTATTCGAAAGGTTTTCGTCGTACCAAACTCTCCTCCACACAGTCGGATATTGCTTCCGGTTTTGCTACAATTCCCGTAATAAGGGTCGACGGAATTCCGGTACTGTGCTCTCCGTTACCGAACTACAGAACGCCAAGGCAGCCTTGGTGAAGCTTGTTCAGGCTGAAGCGTTCCCCGAAGACCTGAAGCGCTTGAAGAAGGGATTCACGGTTTCGAGCAAGTCATCCCTTCGCTTGTTGAGCCCGTTTCTAGACGCTGAAGGACTAATCCGTGTTGGTGGCCGGTTGCGGCTGTCCGATACACCGTACGACGTTAAACATCAAGTCGTCCTTCCCGGTTTTCATCCGTTCACCCGACTTCTCCTGAAATACTATCATCGTAAGCTTGTTCATGGCGGGATCATGATGACTCTTCCAGTCGCCCGGGACGAGTTCTGGCCATTGAATGGGCGGAAGGCCGTCCGAAGCGCTATACGAAATTGTTACGAGTGCAGCAGAGCGAATCCACACCCCATTCAGCAACCGATCGGCCAACTGCCGATTGCCAGAGTTACTGCAAATGAAGCTTTTGTATGTACAGGGGTTGATTATTGCGGTCCCATCTATCTCAAACCAGCACATCGTAAAGCAGCTGCCAGAAAGTGCTACATTTCCGTTTTCGTTTGCCTGAGCACTAAAGCAGTTCATCTAGAGCTCGTCAGTGACTTAAGCACTTCGGCCTTCCTGATGGCTCTCGATCGCTTCACATGGAGAAGGAACAAGCCCCAACATCTGTATTCGGACAACGGTACAAATTTCATCGGTGCCAAAAatgcgctgtacaaattgtaccAAATGCTCCAACCGGGAGACAACAGTGACCAGATTAGTAAGCATCTCGCCGAAGACAACATCCAGTGGCATCTCATTCCACCCCGTGCTCCCAATTTTGGCGGCCTCTGGGAGGCCGCTGTGAAAGTTGCCAAAGGTCAGCTGGTGCGTCAACTTGGAACATCTCTACTGTCATTCGAAGAGCTGACAACCGTGCTGATTAAGATCGAAGGTTGCATGAATTCCCGTCCCCTGCTGCCGCTTTCGAGCGACCCGAACGACCTTGGAACCCTAACGCCAGCGCACTTCCTCGTGCGGAACATGATCCGCCCTCTTCCCGAAGCCGACATTCGAAACACACCACTGAACCGCCTTACCCAGTACGAGAAGCTTCAGAAGTACTCCCAAAACTTCTGGTATAGATGGCGGAACGAGTACTTGAAGGAATTGAATCGACAGTACTGTTGCAACCCAAGACGCTATCACATCAACGAAGGCGACATTGTTATTCTAAAGGATGAATCCCTCCCGCCAGCACGTTGGCCACTGACCCGCGTAATAGAGACACACCCTGGACTTGATGGAGTGACCCGTGTGGCCACGCTTCGTACACCCTGCGGAAACCTGAAGAGAGCAGTATCCAAGATATGTGCTCTGTAG